Proteins found in one Thermoanaerobaculia bacterium genomic segment:
- a CDS encoding glycosyltransferase family 4 protein, giving the protein MSRILIYGVAPLPFENTQKNYGPGIRTWQFAHSLAAAGHEVRLLAVALADAYLTPPVELETVDGVRIERVTRGLFTDHERTCSQIAEFAPDCVVGATIYGSYALALTRPAVPFWADEFGHVMAEAQAKSALDGHGDTIAYFWKLVEAVLGWADRMSVVSERQKWAAIGELGAIGRLSFRTIGHDFVSVLPCALLPGSARDPLPAAHRRRHAGEPFQVLWSGSYNTWSDVRTLVAGLERAMERDPRVRFVSTGGEIPGHDESTYGELVERAARSRFADRFDLRGWLIADELPAVVAGSDLGVLTERPIYEGILGSKNRVVQWMSAGLAVAYNQIGDLGELLASRQLGLTFPVGDADALAERICWAADHPREIATMAEDAQRYAQEHLTFEATTRELVAWAAKPTFAPDVGFKPGNRKADPGAA; this is encoded by the coding sequence ATGAGCCGGATCCTGATTTACGGCGTCGCGCCGCTGCCGTTCGAGAATACCCAGAAGAACTACGGCCCGGGAATCCGGACCTGGCAGTTCGCCCATTCGCTCGCCGCCGCCGGCCATGAGGTCCGGCTGCTCGCCGTCGCACTCGCTGACGCCTACCTGACACCGCCCGTCGAGCTCGAAACGGTGGACGGCGTGCGCATCGAGCGCGTCACCCGCGGCCTGTTCACCGACCACGAGCGCACCTGCTCCCAGATCGCCGAATTCGCTCCCGACTGCGTCGTCGGTGCGACCATCTACGGCTCGTATGCGCTGGCCCTGACGCGGCCTGCCGTGCCCTTCTGGGCCGACGAGTTCGGGCACGTCATGGCGGAGGCCCAGGCCAAGTCGGCCCTCGACGGGCATGGCGACACCATCGCCTACTTCTGGAAGCTGGTCGAGGCGGTGCTCGGTTGGGCCGATCGGATGTCGGTGGTCTCGGAGCGCCAGAAGTGGGCGGCGATCGGCGAGCTGGGCGCCATTGGCCGGCTGAGCTTCCGCACCATCGGACACGACTTCGTCTCGGTACTGCCCTGCGCCCTCCTTCCCGGGAGCGCCCGCGATCCCCTGCCTGCAGCCCACCGCCGCCGCCACGCCGGGGAGCCCTTCCAGGTGCTCTGGAGTGGCAGCTACAACACCTGGAGCGATGTCCGGACGCTCGTCGCCGGGCTCGAGCGCGCCATGGAGCGCGACCCACGGGTCCGGTTCGTCTCCACCGGCGGGGAGATTCCCGGCCACGACGAGTCGACCTATGGCGAGCTGGTCGAGCGCGCCGCGCGCTCCCGCTTCGCCGATCGCTTCGACCTGCGCGGTTGGCTGATCGCCGACGAGCTGCCGGCAGTGGTAGCGGGATCCGATCTCGGAGTCCTGACCGAGAGGCCGATCTACGAGGGCATCCTGGGAAGCAAGAACCGTGTCGTGCAGTGGATGAGCGCGGGCCTCGCCGTGGCCTACAACCAGATCGGCGACCTGGGGGAGCTGCTCGCGAGCCGCCAGCTCGGGCTCACTTTCCCGGTCGGCGACGCCGACGCCCTGGCCGAGCGGATCTGCTGGGCGGCCGATCACCCCCGGGAGATCGCCACCATGGCGGAAGATGCGCAGCGCTATGCGCAGGAACACCTGACCTTCGAGGCCACGACGCGGGAGCTCGTCGCCTGGGCCGCGAAGCCGACCTTCGCGCCGGACGTCGGTTTCAAGCCGGGCAACCGCAAGGCCGATCCCGGCGCCGCCTGA